The Pseudomonas bijieensis DNA window GATTGGTGACTATCCAGTTTTAATCATCAGGGATAAAAGTGGTCAGGTCCGTGCTTTTCACAATGCTTGTCGTCATCGTGGCTCTAAAGTTTGTGAGCACGCCCAAGGCAAAGTTGCGAAGCTGGTTTGTCCTTATCATAAATGGACTTTCGAGCTGGACGGCAGTCTTTTGTTTGCCGGTAATATGGGGGCCGATTTCGACAGGTCTCAATACAACCTGAAACCCGTTCATTGTGAAATTGTCCATACGTACATTTATGTATGCGTCGCTGACGAGGCGCCTGAGTTCGAAAGTTTCAGGCATTCTGTAAGTCCTTTCATCGCCCCCCATTTCCTGGATCACTGCAAGGTTGCTTTCGAGTCCAACCTCGTGGAAAAGGGTAACTGGAAACTCGTATTTGAAAACAATCGCGAATGCTTCCATTGTGACGGTACGCATCCCGAATTGATGAATTCTTTTGTCGAGAATCTTTCGGTGGCCGGGGTGGGGGGCGAAGATGATCCTGAATTGACCGCGCACTGGAATCGCTGCGAAATCGCGGGCATGCCCAGCAAGCTTGTCATGGACCCGAATGGCCGTTTTCGTATGACACGCATTCCACTTTCCGCGGGCGCCGTGAGTTACACAATGGATGGTAAACCTGCTGTTACGGGGCGCCTGGATAAAAGCGGCGAGCCGGATATTGGCGCCTTGCTCTACTTTAATTACCCGTCTACCTGGAACCACTTTCTCGGCGATCACGCATTGAGCTTCCGGGTACTCCCGATCGGGCCTGGCGAAACGCTTGTGACGACCAAATGGCTTGTGCCCAGTACCGCCGTTGAAGGTGTTGACTACGAGATTGACCGGCTGACCAAGGTTTGGCTTGCCACCAACGATCAAGACCGTCGTTTGGTGGAAGGTACGCAGGCAGGTGTGACCTCACCGACTTACGAGCCGGGACCCTTCTCGGACATCGCGGAAAATGGCGTATGCCAGTTTGACGATTGGTACTGCGAAACCATGCTGACGCGCCTCCAGGCCCAGATTCCACTTAAATCGGTGGATTGATTTCCTTGCAACGATGGCCGGCGCTTTCGGCGTTGGTCATCGCTACTACGGCGTGCAAACAGCCCGGGAAGGGCGGTTGGTGCGTCCGCTGGAGAAGAACAAGAAAGGGCTCGATTCAATGTCCGCATTCGCTTTTTCCGGTCTCAACCTGGCCGTGACCACGCCGTTCGATGCCCAAGGCAGGATCGACTATCCACGCTTCGAGACGTTGCTCGAGCGCTATCTGACTGCTGGCGTAGAGGGTTTTGTCCTGAGCTCAGGGACAGGCATGCATGTCTACCTGAGCCAGGAAGAGTCCAGGCAACTGGTGGCCTTTGGCACTCAGGTTATCAAGGGGCGCGCTCGCGTCATCGTGCAAACGTCTGCCTTATTGGCGGATGAAGTGGTGCAGCGCACCCGCCATGCCGCCGAATGTGGCGCCGATGGCGTCATGGTATTGCCACCGTTTTTCGAAGGTCCAACCGACGACCAGAGCATCATCGATTTCTACGCCACGGTGTCCGAAGCCGGGTTGCCAATCATCGGCTACAACGTGCCTCAGGCGGTGGGGGTAGAAGTGACTCCTTCGCTGCTTCGCCAGTTGAGCGAGATTCCGAACTTCGTATCGGTCAAAGACAGCAGCGGCGATCTGGCCGCGCAGGCGTCGCTGATCCGCACGGGCCTGCCGACAATGAACGGCGCCGACCCACTGGTGCCGTACGCGCTCTTTGCCGGTGCGGCGGGCCTGATCTGGGGCGGGGCGAACATGGCGCCGCGTTCTTGTGTGGCGGTAGTGAAGGCCGCCATTGAGCAGGATTGGGCACGTGCCCGGGAAATCTGGCGGGCGATCGAGCCGGTGATGTCATTGATCTGGCAGGGTGATTACGTGCAATCGGTTTACGCCGGTGCCGATATCACCGGCTATGGCGCGGGTAACCCTCGCCGACCGTTGGCGCGTCTGCCTGCTGAGAAGATCGCCGTGCTAAAGGCCGCCCTTGAGCCTTTGATCGCTCTCGAAAGCCGACTTACGTGTGCGTGAGTGGCGTGCCGGGCGTGAATGATGTCGTCGTGAAGGGCAGAATCACACTCGAAATGGGGGATATATGAGCAATCAGCTGGAAAGCGCCATGCGTCACTACGAGGTTCCCAGGCCTCAACTTGGAATCATCTTGTGCCTGTTGTCGATGCTGATCTTTGCGAGCCAGGACGGGATCACCAAGGTGCTGGTCAAGGATCTGCCCATCGCGCAACTCGTCATGGTGCGCTATTGGGTATTCCTGGCCTTTGCTGTCGGTTACAGCGTTTACCAAGGTAGCTTGCGAACCGCATGTCGAAGCCAGCATCCCTTTCTGCAGGTCATCCGTGCGCTGATCGGCGTCGGTGAAATCGCTCTGTTTGGAATAGGGCTGCGCTACCTGGGCCTGGCTGAGATGCATGCCCTATACGCCGTGTTTCCCTTGATGACCCTGGCTTTGGCTGGTGCATTTTTGGGTGAGTACGTTGGAGTTCGCCGATGGATTGCCGCCGCTGTCGGTTTCCTGGGCACGGTGGTCATCCTTCGACCGGGCACCGGTGTTTTTGAACTGGCGGCGCTTATCCCATTGTTGTCGGCCCTGGGGTTCGCTGTTTTCAGCGTGCTGACCCGACGCATCAGTCAAGGTGATTCGTTTGCCACGAACATGCTCTACATGGGGTTCTTTGGCGCGATAGCCATCACCTTGCTAGGTCTTGCGGGCTGGGTGTCTCCAAGCCCGGAGCAATGGGCCCTGATCGGGGTCCTTTCGATCACAGGCGTAGTGGCCCAGCTTTTACTTATCCAAGCGCTCAGGTACGCAACAGCGGCTACGCTCCAGCCTTTCAACTACACGCTTCTGGTGTTTGCCACGTTGATAGGCCTGTTTGTGTTTGGCGAGCTTCCCGACGCATGGACAGTGGTGGGAGCATGCATGGTGATTGCCGGTGGGCTGTATGCGATCAAGGTGAAAGGTTAGGCCTCTTATTCGCTATAGGCATAAGCATAATAGAATATATTCCTTGGTCGTATTAGCCATCGTGCTAGATTGTTCCTACCGGACAACCGGATATGTTCAATCCCATTTTATGGTACGACTATGTCCGGCGCCCGAATCTTCCAAATCAGCCTTGAGGCTCTGTCCTGTGACCGAACCCAAGGAGCGATTTCTCACTCCGGCAATATCCGCCTTAGTTCTGCCTCCATTACCGTTCCATTCGTGACCGGTAAACCGCTCCCGTGTCAGGCCAACAGCGAAGCCTGCAGTGCAATCAGCGAAGGCTTGGCATTTCTTCTCTACGCCATGTGAATCGTCGCTGTTGGGCACTTCCATACCATTAGTCTAGCCAGCCATCTTCAGGTAATGCCGGTCCTGCGGGCCGCAACTTGATGCGTGAGCGAATGGGCGCCTGTTCAAAGCAATATCTACGCGATTTACAACAATGCCAAATTATTTGGATGAAGCTCATCGAGCTGAAATCGTTAAGCTGAACACGACATTCACCAGTCAAACGGAATGGCCAACCTGGCTTTTGTTGGTCGGATTCTACCTGGCCTGGGCTTTCGTTGTTTTTTATGGGGACGCGCTGGGCGAAGTATTCACCATCGTCTTGTTGATTCCGCTGGTCGTGCTCTGGATGTCGATTCAGCATGAGCTTATCCACGGTCATCCAACGCGCTGGCCAGCCATAAATAAAGCCCTGGGATATCTGCCGTTCGCCGTATGGTATCCCTACGATATTTACAGGGACACGCACCTGGCGCATCACAA harbors:
- a CDS encoding DMT family transporter, encoding MSNQLESAMRHYEVPRPQLGIILCLLSMLIFASQDGITKVLVKDLPIAQLVMVRYWVFLAFAVGYSVYQGSLRTACRSQHPFLQVIRALIGVGEIALFGIGLRYLGLAEMHALYAVFPLMTLALAGAFLGEYVGVRRWIAAAVGFLGTVVILRPGTGVFELAALIPLLSALGFAVFSVLTRRISQGDSFATNMLYMGFFGAIAITLLGLAGWVSPSPEQWALIGVLSITGVVAQLLLIQALRYATAATLQPFNYTLLVFATLIGLFVFGELPDAWTVVGACMVIAGGLYAIKVKG
- a CDS encoding aromatic ring-hydroxylating oxygenase subunit alpha is translated as MNIKASVIDLIQKRKARHALPRELYIEPEVFRQDLEQIWHKDWIFAGHTFELEKPGQYLTLQIGDYPVLIIRDKSGQVRAFHNACRHRGSKVCEHAQGKVAKLVCPYHKWTFELDGSLLFAGNMGADFDRSQYNLKPVHCEIVHTYIYVCVADEAPEFESFRHSVSPFIAPHFLDHCKVAFESNLVEKGNWKLVFENNRECFHCDGTHPELMNSFVENLSVAGVGGEDDPELTAHWNRCEIAGMPSKLVMDPNGRFRMTRIPLSAGAVSYTMDGKPAVTGRLDKSGEPDIGALLYFNYPSTWNHFLGDHALSFRVLPIGPGETLVTTKWLVPSTAVEGVDYEIDRLTKVWLATNDQDRRLVEGTQAGVTSPTYEPGPFSDIAENGVCQFDDWYCETMLTRLQAQIPLKSVD
- a CDS encoding dihydrodipicolinate synthase family protein — encoded protein: MAGAFGVGHRYYGVQTAREGRLVRPLEKNKKGLDSMSAFAFSGLNLAVTTPFDAQGRIDYPRFETLLERYLTAGVEGFVLSSGTGMHVYLSQEESRQLVAFGTQVIKGRARVIVQTSALLADEVVQRTRHAAECGADGVMVLPPFFEGPTDDQSIIDFYATVSEAGLPIIGYNVPQAVGVEVTPSLLRQLSEIPNFVSVKDSSGDLAAQASLIRTGLPTMNGADPLVPYALFAGAAGLIWGGANMAPRSCVAVVKAAIEQDWARAREIWRAIEPVMSLIWQGDYVQSVYAGADITGYGAGNPRRPLARLPAEKIAVLKAALEPLIALESRLTCA